The following proteins are co-located in the Billgrantia tianxiuensis genome:
- the nusG gene encoding transcription termination/antitermination protein NusG — MSKRWYVVHAYSGFEKHVMRSLKERVKMYGMEDRFGEILVPTEEVVEVRDGKRRKSERKFYPGYVLVEMEMDDATWHLVNETPRVMGFIGGTKEKPAPITQREADAILRRVKDGTDKPRPKTMFEPGQSVRVIDGPFADFNGVVEEVNYDKSRLQVSVLIFGRATPVELEFSQVEKE, encoded by the coding sequence ATGTCCAAGCGTTGGTACGTCGTTCACGCCTACTCCGGCTTCGAGAAGCATGTCATGCGTTCCCTCAAGGAGCGCGTGAAGATGTATGGCATGGAGGACCGTTTCGGCGAGATTCTGGTGCCGACCGAAGAGGTCGTCGAGGTGCGTGACGGCAAGCGCCGTAAAAGCGAGCGCAAGTTCTATCCCGGCTACGTGCTGGTCGAGATGGAAATGGACGACGCCACCTGGCATCTGGTCAACGAGACGCCCCGGGTCATGGGGTTCATTGGTGGCACCAAGGAGAAGCCGGCGCCGATTACTCAGCGAGAGGCTGATGCCATCCTGCGCCGGGTGAAGGACGGTACCGACAAGCCGCGGCCCAAGACCATGTTCGAGCCGGGGCAGTCCGTGCGTGTCATTGACGGTCCCTTCGCCGATTTCAATGGTGTCGTCGAAGAGGTCAACTACGACAAGAGTCGTCTCCAGGTCAGCGTGCTGATCTTCGGCCGGGCGACGCCTGTCGAGCTGGAATTCTCGCAGGTCGAGAAAGAGTGA
- the pssA gene encoding CDP-diacylglycerol--serine O-phosphatidyltransferase, producing MSQDPRSTEHDPHRADTESGSADGKGGQPGEEDLAAAFVRETEVIEESIEDGKKVRRRGIYLLPNLFTTSALFAGFFSVVAGINGDFTAAAVAIFIAMVLDGLDGRVARLTNTQSAFGAEYDSLSDMLSFGVAPALVAFTWILQDIGKTGWVVAFLYVACAALRLARFNVQIGSVDKKWFIGLPSPSAAAFVAASVWTFHSFDAEAFGFKLLMLIVVAAAGILMVSNIRYYSFKDIDLKGPVPFVVLLAIVLGFVVISVEPSVMLLLLFGAYVASGPTLAIMRKMRHSPPES from the coding sequence ATGAGTCAGGATCCCCGCAGTACCGAGCATGACCCGCACCGCGCCGACACTGAGTCAGGTTCTGCCGATGGCAAGGGAGGCCAGCCTGGCGAAGAGGATCTGGCCGCCGCCTTCGTACGCGAGACGGAGGTGATCGAGGAATCGATCGAGGATGGCAAGAAGGTCAGGCGCAGGGGTATTTATCTGCTGCCCAACTTGTTTACCACCTCGGCGCTATTCGCCGGGTTCTTCTCGGTAGTGGCCGGCATCAATGGCGATTTCACTGCGGCAGCGGTGGCGATATTCATTGCCATGGTGCTCGACGGCCTGGATGGGCGTGTCGCCCGTTTGACCAATACCCAAAGCGCTTTCGGTGCCGAGTACGACAGTCTCTCCGACATGCTTTCGTTCGGCGTGGCGCCGGCGCTGGTGGCGTTTACCTGGATTCTCCAGGACATCGGCAAGACCGGCTGGGTCGTGGCTTTCCTCTACGTTGCCTGTGCGGCACTGCGCCTGGCGCGATTCAATGTGCAGATCGGCAGTGTCGACAAGAAATGGTTCATCGGCTTGCCGAGCCCTTCGGCCGCGGCTTTCGTGGCGGCAAGCGTATGGACCTTCCACAGCTTCGATGCCGAAGCCTTTGGCTTCAAGCTGTTGATGCTGATCGTCGTCGCAGCTGCCGGCATCCTGATGGTAAGCAACATCCGCTACTACAGCTTCAAGGATATCGACCTCAAGGGGCCGGTACCCTTCGTGGTGCTGCTGGCCATCGTGCTCGGTTTCGTGGTGATCTCGGTCGAACCCTCCGTGATGCTGCTACTGCTGTTCGGTGCCTATGTGGCTTCCGGGCCGACGCTGGCCATCATGCGCAAGATGCGACATTCTCCGCCTGAGAGTTGA
- the rplK gene encoding 50S ribosomal protein L11 has protein sequence MAKKVQAYIKLQVAAGKANPSPPVGPALGQHGVNIMEFCKAFNAATQDIEPGLPTPVVITVYSDRSFTFITKTPPAAVLLKKAAGIKSGSGEPNKKKVGTVTREQLEEIAKTKEPDLTAADLDAAVRTIAGSARSMGLNVEGL, from the coding sequence ATGGCCAAGAAAGTACAGGCTTACATCAAGCTGCAGGTTGCAGCCGGTAAGGCCAATCCGAGTCCCCCCGTGGGCCCCGCGCTGGGTCAGCACGGCGTTAACATCATGGAGTTCTGCAAGGCGTTCAACGCCGCGACCCAGGACATCGAGCCGGGTCTGCCGACTCCCGTGGTGATTACCGTTTATTCCGACCGCAGCTTCACCTTCATCACCAAGACGCCGCCGGCGGCCGTCCTGCTGAAGAAGGCAGCTGGCATCAAGTCCGGCTCCGGTGAGCCGAACAAGAAGAAGGTCGGCACCGTGACCCGTGAGCAGCTCGAAGAGATCGCCAAGACCAAGGAGCCGGATCTCACGGCTGCCGATCTCGACGCCGCGGTGCGTACCATTGCCGGTAGCGCCCGCAGCATGGGCCTGAACGTGGAGGGTCTCTGA
- the rplJ gene encoding 50S ribosomal protein L10 — translation MPLALEGKKAIVAEVSEAAKGALSVVVADSRGVTVEKMTGLRKQARENGVQLRVVRNTLARRALSGTPWECLNESFVGPTLLAFSTEHPGAAARLFKEFAKDEKNFEIKALAYEGELIPASDIDRLATLPTYDEAIAKLMSVMKEASAGKLVRTLAALRDQKQEQAA, via the coding sequence GTGCCACTAGCACTTGAAGGCAAGAAAGCGATCGTTGCCGAGGTCAGTGAAGCCGCCAAGGGCGCTCTCTCCGTCGTCGTTGCCGATTCTCGTGGCGTCACGGTCGAGAAGATGACCGGCCTGCGCAAGCAGGCGCGCGAGAATGGCGTCCAGCTGCGTGTTGTTCGCAACACCCTGGCACGCCGCGCCCTTTCCGGCACTCCCTGGGAGTGTCTGAACGAGAGTTTCGTTGGTCCGACTCTGCTGGCCTTCTCCACTGAGCATCCGGGCGCTGCCGCCCGCCTGTTCAAGGAGTTCGCCAAGGATGAGAAGAACTTCGAGATCAAGGCGCTGGCCTACGAAGGCGAGCTGATCCCGGCGAGCGATATCGACCGTCTGGCGACCCTGCCGACTTATGACGAGGCCATCGCCAAGCTGATGTCCGTCATGAAGGAAGCTTCCGCCGGCAAGCTGGTTCGTACCCTGGCCGCACTGCGCGATCAGAAGCAGGAGCAAGCCGCCTGA
- a CDS encoding biotin--[acetyl-CoA-carboxylase] ligase gives MTIGDLIRLLSDGDFHSGEQLGERLGVSRTAVWKQLKKLEAMDIPLEAVKGQGYRLTMPLELMDGRKIVAGLSRQGRQHLARLFVEETLPSSNEFIRQRFAHGAGHGEVCLVEQQSAGRGRRGRVWSTPWGRALMLSVGWRFESGVAALEGLSLAVGVALARALERHGMRPRLKWPNDVLLADAEGGLGKLAGILVEISGDMGGPCEVVVGMGINFSLPDGFRAQIEQRVAAVHDQVPALSRNQLGVELLDELLPLLAGYESMGFAAWQEEWNARHAFRGCEVDVLRGQQRLVATAESVDESGNLWIRHSDGRERLGGGEISVRGRT, from the coding sequence ATGACCATCGGCGACCTCATTCGGCTGCTGAGTGATGGAGACTTCCACTCCGGCGAGCAGCTGGGCGAACGGTTGGGAGTATCCCGCACTGCGGTCTGGAAGCAATTGAAGAAGCTCGAGGCGATGGATATTCCTCTCGAGGCGGTCAAGGGGCAGGGGTACCGTCTGACCATGCCGCTGGAGCTGATGGACGGCAGAAAGATCGTGGCCGGCCTGTCACGCCAGGGGCGTCAGCATCTCGCCAGGCTGTTCGTGGAGGAGACGCTGCCATCCAGCAACGAGTTCATCCGCCAGCGCTTTGCCCACGGCGCCGGACATGGAGAGGTGTGCTTGGTGGAGCAGCAGAGCGCTGGTCGTGGCCGACGTGGACGTGTCTGGTCGACTCCATGGGGGCGTGCGCTCATGTTGTCGGTAGGATGGCGTTTCGAGTCCGGGGTCGCGGCACTGGAGGGGTTGAGTCTGGCGGTGGGCGTAGCCTTGGCCAGGGCGCTCGAGCGCCATGGTATGCGGCCCCGATTGAAGTGGCCCAACGATGTTCTGCTTGCTGATGCAGAGGGTGGGCTGGGTAAACTGGCCGGTATCCTGGTCGAGATCAGCGGAGACATGGGAGGCCCTTGCGAAGTCGTGGTGGGCATGGGTATCAACTTCAGCCTTCCTGATGGGTTTCGTGCACAGATCGAACAGCGCGTAGCTGCGGTTCATGATCAGGTGCCAGCGTTGTCACGCAACCAGTTGGGTGTCGAATTGCTGGACGAGCTGTTGCCGCTGCTGGCAGGCTACGAGTCGATGGGGTTCGCTGCCTGGCAGGAGGAGTGGAACGCACGCCATGCCTTTCGGGGGTGTGAGGTGGACGTGCTGCGTGGACAGCAGCGTCTGGTGGCGACAGCCGAGAGTGTGGATGAGTCGGGCAATCTGTGGATTCGTCATAGTGACGGGCGTGAGCGCCTGGGGGGAGGAGAGATCAGCGTGCGTGGGCGTACATGA
- the rplL gene encoding 50S ribosomal protein L7/L12 produces the protein MALTKEDIINAVADMSVMEVVELIEAMEEKFGVSAAAAVVAGPAAGGDAGAAEEQTEFDLVLASAGDKKVNVIKAVREITGLGLKEAKAAVDGAPATIKEAMSKDEAEEAKKKLEEAGATVELK, from the coding sequence ATGGCACTGACCAAAGAAGACATCATCAACGCCGTCGCCGACATGTCCGTGATGGAAGTCGTCGAGCTGATCGAGGCGATGGAAGAGAAGTTCGGCGTTTCTGCCGCTGCTGCCGTCGTGGCAGGCCCGGCTGCTGGCGGTGACGCCGGCGCTGCCGAAGAGCAGACCGAGTTCGACCTGGTGCTGGCCAGCGCTGGCGACAAGAAGGTCAACGTGATCAAGGCCGTGCGCGAGATCACCGGCCTGGGCCTGAAGGAAGCCAAGGCTGCCGTCGACGGCGCTCCGGCGACCATCAAGGAAGCTATGTCCAAGGACGAGGCCGAAGAGGCCAAGAAGAAGCTGGAAGAAGCCGGCGCCACCGTGGAACTCAAGTAA
- the rplA gene encoding 50S ribosomal protein L1 — MAKLSKRAQMIREKVDATKAYSLEEAVALLAELSTVKFKESLDVAINLGVDPRKSDQVVRGATVMPNGTGKDVRVAVFTQGANADAAKEAGADVVGMDDLAEQVKKGQLDFDVVIASPDAMRVVGQLGQILGPRGLMPNPKVGTVTPDVATAVKNAKAGQVRFRTDKNGIIHTTLGKVDFEADAIRGNLEALVADLKRLKPSTSKGIYFKKVTLSTTMGPGLTLDHSAFV; from the coding sequence ATGGCCAAGCTTTCCAAGCGCGCACAGATGATTCGCGAGAAGGTCGATGCCACCAAGGCTTATTCCCTCGAGGAAGCCGTGGCACTGCTCGCTGAGCTCTCTACCGTCAAGTTCAAGGAGTCGCTGGACGTCGCCATCAATCTGGGCGTCGATCCGCGTAAATCCGATCAGGTGGTGCGCGGTGCTACCGTGATGCCCAACGGGACCGGCAAGGACGTGCGCGTCGCCGTGTTTACCCAGGGTGCCAACGCCGATGCCGCCAAGGAAGCCGGTGCTGACGTCGTCGGCATGGATGATCTGGCCGAGCAGGTCAAGAAGGGTCAGCTCGATTTCGACGTGGTCATCGCCTCGCCGGACGCCATGCGTGTGGTCGGCCAGCTGGGTCAGATCCTCGGTCCGCGCGGCCTGATGCCGAACCCCAAGGTCGGCACCGTGACTCCCGACGTGGCGACTGCGGTGAAGAACGCCAAAGCCGGCCAGGTGCGTTTCCGTACCGACAAGAACGGTATCATTCACACCACGCTGGGCAAGGTTGACTTCGAGGCCGACGCCATCCGTGGCAACCTGGAAGCGCTGGTCGCCGACCTCAAGCGTCTCAAGCCGAGCACGTCCAAGGGTATCTATTTCAAGAAGGTCACCCTGTCCACTACCATGGGCCCGGGTCTGACCCTCGATCACTCTGCCTTCGTGTAA
- the rpoB gene encoding DNA-directed RNA polymerase subunit beta: MAYSYTEKKRIRKDFGKLPQVMDVPYLLAIQLDSYYDFLQQDRSADERLEVGLHAAFKSVFPIESFSGNAALEYVSYRFGTPAFDVKECQLRGVTYSAPLRVKVRLIIYDRDSSNKAIKDIKEQEVYMGEIPLMTENGTFVVNGTERVIVSQLHRSPGVFFDHDKGKSHSSGKLLYSARVIPYRGSWLDFEFDPKDNVFVRIDRRRKLPATVLLRALGMSAEEILDEFFDTSTFHIEKSGFSVDLVPSRLRGETATFDIKDADGNLIVEEGRRITQKHIRQLEKAGLERLEVPMDYLFGKTLAKDQVDPNTGELICSCNTVVTPELLEKLGQAGITKLETLYTNDLDCGPFISETLRLDTTSSQLEALVEIYRMMRPGEPPTKEAAETLFHNLFFTEDRYDLSGVGRMKFNRRLRREADTGSGVLDNRDILDVLKELIYIRNGFGEVDDIDHLGNRRIRCVGEMAENQFRVGLVRVERAVKERLSMAESEGLMPQDLINAKPVAAAVKEFFGSSQLSQFMDQNNPLSEVTHKRRVSALGPGGLTRERAGFEVRDVHATHYGRLCPIETPEGPNIGLINSLATYSHTNSYGFLETPYRKVVDRQVTDEVVHLSAIEEGDYVIAQASASVDESGKLVDDLVQVRHKGETTFMRPEQVTLMDVSPRQVVSVAAALIPFLEHDDANRALMGSNMQRQAVPTLRAEKPLVGTGMERFVARDSGVCAVARRGGVIDSVDAKRIVVRINEDEIIGGEAGVDIYNLTKYVRSNQNTCMNQRPIVRPGDVVERGDILADGPSVDMGDLALGQNMRIAFMPWNGYNFEDSILLSERVVQEDRFTTIHIQELTCVSRDTKLGPEEITSDIPNVGESALSKLDEAGVVYIGAEVGPGDILVGKVTPKGETQLTPEEKLLRAIFGEKASDVKDTSLRAPTGMKGTVIDVQVFTRDGVEKDSRALAIEQMQLDEVRKDLQETYRIAEDATFERLKRTLSGQPVNGGPKLKKGDVLSDSYLEELPRQQWFKLRLQDESLNELLAQADEQLENRRKEMEERFEDKKRKLTQGDDLAPGVLKIVKVYMAVKRRIQPGDKMAGRHGNKGVISAIMPVEDMPFDDNGVPVDIVLNPLGVPSRMNVGQILETHLGLAAHGLGQKIDTLLRDARSQQMAEMREFLGQVYNSTTGTRVEDIDSLTDDEVIALAKNLRGGVPMASPVFDGAQEHEIKQLLRLADLPDSGQMTLYDGRTGDAFDRPVTVGYMYMLKLNHLVDDKMHARSTGSYSLVTQQPLGGKAQFGGQRFGEMEVWALEAYGAAYTLQEMLTVKSDDVEGRTKMYKSIVDGDHTMHAGMPESFNVLVKEIRSLGIDIELES, encoded by the coding sequence ATGGCTTACTCATACACTGAGAAAAAACGCATCCGCAAGGATTTCGGCAAACTGCCCCAAGTGATGGATGTGCCCTACCTGCTGGCGATCCAGCTTGATTCCTACTACGACTTCCTCCAGCAGGACCGCTCGGCCGATGAGCGTCTCGAGGTGGGGCTGCATGCGGCGTTCAAGTCCGTGTTCCCGATCGAGAGCTTCTCCGGAAATGCCGCGCTCGAGTACGTCAGCTACCGTTTCGGCACCCCGGCGTTCGACGTCAAGGAGTGCCAACTGCGTGGCGTCACCTACTCCGCTCCCTTGCGGGTCAAGGTTCGCTTGATCATCTACGATCGCGACTCCTCGAACAAGGCCATCAAGGACATCAAGGAGCAGGAAGTCTACATGGGGGAGATCCCCCTGATGACCGAAAACGGTACCTTCGTGGTCAACGGCACCGAACGGGTCATCGTTTCCCAGCTGCACCGCTCACCGGGCGTGTTCTTCGATCATGACAAGGGCAAGAGCCACTCTTCCGGCAAACTGCTCTATTCCGCCCGGGTGATCCCCTACCGCGGTTCCTGGCTCGACTTCGAGTTCGATCCCAAGGACAACGTCTTCGTGCGTATCGACCGTCGCCGCAAGCTGCCGGCCACGGTGCTGCTGCGTGCGTTGGGCATGAGTGCCGAGGAGATCCTCGACGAGTTCTTCGATACCAGCACTTTCCACATCGAGAAGAGCGGCTTCTCCGTGGATCTGGTGCCGTCGCGCCTGCGCGGCGAGACCGCCACCTTCGACATCAAGGATGCCGATGGCAACCTGATCGTCGAGGAAGGGCGGCGCATCACCCAGAAACATATCCGCCAGTTGGAGAAGGCCGGCCTCGAGCGTCTCGAGGTGCCGATGGACTATCTGTTCGGCAAGACGCTGGCCAAGGATCAGGTCGATCCGAATACCGGTGAGCTGATCTGCTCCTGCAATACCGTCGTCACGCCGGAGCTGCTCGAGAAGCTGGGTCAGGCCGGTATCACCAAGCTCGAGACCCTCTACACCAACGACCTCGACTGCGGTCCGTTCATCTCCGAGACCCTGCGCCTGGATACCACCAGCTCGCAGCTCGAAGCGCTGGTCGAGATCTACCGCATGATGCGCCCCGGCGAGCCGCCCACCAAGGAGGCCGCCGAGACGCTGTTCCACAACCTGTTCTTCACCGAGGACCGCTACGACCTCTCCGGCGTCGGTCGCATGAAGTTCAACCGCCGCCTGCGCCGCGAAGCCGACACTGGTTCCGGCGTGCTCGACAACCGCGACATCCTCGACGTACTCAAGGAACTGATCTATATCCGCAACGGCTTCGGCGAAGTCGACGATATCGATCACCTGGGCAACCGTCGTATCCGCTGTGTCGGCGAGATGGCTGAGAACCAGTTCCGCGTCGGCCTGGTGCGTGTCGAGCGTGCGGTCAAGGAACGTCTCTCCATGGCCGAGAGCGAAGGCCTGATGCCGCAGGACCTGATCAACGCCAAGCCGGTGGCGGCGGCGGTCAAGGAGTTCTTCGGCTCCAGCCAGCTCTCCCAGTTCATGGACCAGAACAATCCGCTTTCCGAGGTCACTCACAAGCGCCGCGTCTCCGCGCTTGGGCCGGGCGGCCTGACCCGCGAGCGGGCCGGCTTCGAGGTGCGTGACGTTCACGCCACGCACTATGGCCGCCTGTGTCCGATCGAGACCCCGGAAGGCCCGAACATCGGCCTGATCAACTCGCTGGCCACCTACAGCCACACCAACAGCTACGGCTTCCTCGAGACCCCGTATCGCAAGGTGGTGGATCGCCAGGTCACCGACGAGGTGGTACACCTCTCGGCCATCGAGGAGGGTGACTACGTCATCGCACAGGCCTCGGCCAGCGTGGACGAATCTGGCAAGCTGGTCGACGACCTGGTGCAGGTTCGCCACAAGGGCGAGACCACCTTCATGCGTCCCGAGCAGGTCACCCTGATGGACGTGTCTCCGCGCCAGGTGGTGTCGGTGGCGGCCGCGCTGATCCCGTTCCTCGAGCACGACGACGCCAACCGCGCCCTGATGGGCTCGAACATGCAGCGTCAGGCGGTGCCCACTCTGCGCGCCGAGAAGCCGCTGGTCGGCACCGGCATGGAGCGTTTCGTAGCGCGTGACTCCGGCGTCTGCGCCGTGGCGCGTCGTGGTGGCGTGATCGACTCGGTCGATGCCAAGCGCATCGTGGTACGTATCAACGAGGACGAGATCATCGGCGGCGAGGCTGGCGTCGACATCTACAACCTCACCAAGTACGTGCGCTCCAACCAGAACACCTGTATGAACCAGCGCCCCATCGTGCGTCCTGGCGACGTGGTCGAGCGCGGCGACATCCTGGCCGACGGTCCCTCCGTCGACATGGGCGACCTGGCACTGGGCCAGAACATGCGCATCGCCTTCATGCCCTGGAACGGCTACAACTTCGAGGACTCGATCCTGCTCTCGGAGCGCGTGGTGCAAGAAGATCGCTTCACCACCATCCACATCCAGGAGCTGACCTGTGTCTCCCGCGACACCAAGCTGGGGCCGGAGGAAATCACCTCGGATATCCCCAACGTGGGGGAGTCGGCGCTCTCCAAGCTGGATGAGGCCGGGGTGGTCTACATCGGTGCCGAAGTCGGTCCGGGCGACATCCTGGTGGGCAAGGTCACGCCCAAGGGCGAGACCCAGCTGACCCCGGAAGAGAAGCTGCTGCGGGCGATCTTCGGCGAGAAGGCCTCCGACGTGAAGGATACCTCGCTGCGTGCGCCGACCGGCATGAAAGGTACGGTCATCGACGTGCAGGTGTTCACCCGCGACGGCGTGGAGAAGGATTCTCGTGCGCTTGCCATCGAGCAGATGCAGCTCGACGAGGTGCGCAAGGACCTCCAGGAGACCTACCGTATCGCCGAGGACGCCACTTTCGAGCGTCTCAAGCGCACGCTCTCCGGCCAGCCGGTCAACGGTGGTCCCAAGTTGAAGAAGGGCGACGTGCTCTCCGACAGCTACCTGGAAGAGTTGCCGCGCCAGCAGTGGTTCAAGCTGCGCCTGCAGGACGAGTCGCTCAACGAACTGCTGGCCCAGGCCGACGAGCAGCTCGAGAACCGTCGCAAGGAGATGGAAGAGCGTTTCGAGGACAAGAAGCGCAAGCTGACCCAGGGCGACGACCTGGCGCCGGGCGTGCTCAAGATCGTCAAGGTCTACATGGCGGTCAAGCGCCGTATCCAGCCGGGTGACAAAATGGCCGGTCGTCACGGTAACAAGGGTGTCATCTCGGCAATCATGCCGGTGGAAGACATGCCCTTCGACGACAACGGGGTGCCGGTCGACATCGTCCTCAACCCGCTGGGCGTGCCATCGCGCATGAACGTCGGTCAGATCCTCGAGACCCACCTGGGCCTGGCGGCGCATGGGCTGGGGCAGAAGATCGATACCCTGCTGCGTGATGCCCGCAGCCAGCAGATGGCCGAGATGCGCGAGTTCCTGGGGCAGGTCTACAACTCCACCACGGGTACACGCGTCGAGGACATCGACTCGCTCACCGACGACGAGGTGATCGCGCTGGCCAAGAACCTGCGCGGTGGCGTGCCGATGGCCTCGCCGGTATTCGATGGTGCCCAGGAGCACGAGATCAAGCAGCTGCTGCGCCTGGCCGACCTGCCGGATTCCGGCCAGATGACCCTATATGACGGGCGTACCGGCGACGCCTTCGACCGCCCGGTGACGGTGGGCTATATGTACATGCTGAAGCTCAACCACCTGGTGGACGACAAGATGCACGCTCGTTCCACTGGCTCCTACTCGCTCGTCACCCAGCAGCCGCTGGGCGGCAAGGCGCAGTTCGGCGGCCAGCGTTTCGGCGAGATGGAGGTGTGGGCGCTGGAAGCCTACGGCGCGGCCTACACGCTCCAGGAGATGCTCACGGTGAAGTCCGACGACGTGGAAGGTCGCACCAAGATGTACAAGAGCATTGTCGACGGCGACCACACCATGCATGCCGGCATGCCGGAATCCTTCAACGTACTGGTGAAGGAAATCCGTTCGCTGGGCATCGATATCGAGTTAGAGAGCTAG
- the ilvC gene encoding ketol-acid reductoisomerase gives MRVYYDKDCDLALIQGKKVTIVGYGSQGHAHANNLKESGVDVTVALRASSSSAAKAEAAGLKVASVEEACKSADVVMILAPDENQKAIYENQVEPNLKEGATLAFAHGFNIHYNQIEPRRDLDVIMIAPKAPGHTVRSEFVKGGGIPDLIAIHQDASGRAKELALSYAAAIGGGRSGIIETTFKDETETDLFGEQAVLCGGAVELVKAGFETLTEAGYAPEMAYFECLHELKLIVDLMYEGGIANMNYSISNNAEYGEYVTGPEVINEQSRQAMRNALKRIQTGEYAKMFIQEGNTNYPSMTARRRLNAEHEIEQVGAKLRGMMPWIAANQLVDKSKN, from the coding sequence ATGCGCGTCTATTACGACAAGGACTGCGACCTCGCTCTCATTCAGGGCAAGAAGGTCACCATCGTGGGTTATGGCTCGCAGGGCCATGCCCATGCCAATAACCTGAAGGAATCCGGCGTCGACGTTACCGTCGCCCTGCGTGCCAGCTCTTCTTCTGCGGCCAAGGCCGAGGCCGCCGGCCTGAAAGTGGCCTCTGTCGAGGAGGCATGCAAGTCCGCCGATGTGGTCATGATCCTGGCGCCGGATGAAAACCAGAAGGCGATCTACGAGAACCAGGTCGAGCCGAACCTGAAGGAAGGCGCCACCCTGGCCTTCGCCCACGGCTTCAACATCCACTACAACCAGATCGAGCCGCGTCGCGACCTCGACGTCATCATGATCGCGCCCAAGGCGCCGGGCCATACCGTGCGCTCCGAGTTCGTCAAGGGTGGCGGCATTCCCGACCTGATCGCCATCCATCAGGATGCCTCTGGCAGGGCCAAGGAGCTTGCGCTGTCCTACGCTGCGGCCATCGGCGGCGGCCGTAGTGGCATCATCGAGACCACCTTCAAGGACGAGACCGAAACCGACCTGTTCGGCGAGCAGGCCGTGCTGTGCGGCGGTGCGGTGGAGCTGGTCAAGGCGGGCTTCGAGACCCTGACCGAAGCCGGCTACGCTCCCGAGATGGCTTACTTCGAGTGTCTGCACGAACTCAAGCTGATCGTCGACCTGATGTATGAGGGCGGCATTGCCAACATGAACTACTCCATCTCCAACAACGCGGAGTATGGCGAGTACGTGACCGGTCCCGAAGTGATCAACGAGCAGTCCCGCCAGGCCATGCGCAATGCCCTCAAGCGCATCCAGACCGGTGAATACGCCAAGATGTTCATCCAGGAAGGCAACACCAACTATCCCTCGATGACGGCACGCCGGCGTCTGAACGCCGAGCACGAAATCGAGCAGGTAGGCGCCAAGCTCCGCGGCATGATGCCGTGGATCGCCGCCAACCAACTGGTGGACAAGTCCAAGAACTGA
- the secE gene encoding preprotein translocase subunit SecE translates to MKHNAEVQESRRDGLKWAVVVTLVVLAVVGNTYFADQALLYRVLGVVVLCAGAAAIALTTAKGRDLAELAKNAKKEIQRVVWPTRPETVQTTAIVLVAVLVVGLMLWLIDTLLSWAMSGVIG, encoded by the coding sequence ATGAAACACAACGCCGAGGTGCAGGAGTCGCGCCGCGACGGGCTCAAGTGGGCGGTTGTCGTCACGTTGGTGGTGCTGGCGGTGGTGGGGAATACCTACTTTGCCGACCAGGCGCTTCTCTATCGTGTACTTGGTGTCGTCGTGCTGTGTGCGGGTGCTGCGGCGATTGCGCTGACTACCGCCAAGGGGCGGGACCTTGCCGAGTTGGCCAAGAACGCAAAGAAAGAAATTCAGCGCGTGGTGTGGCCGACCCGTCCCGAGACCGTGCAGACGACTGCCATCGTACTGGTGGCCGTGCTGGTCGTCGGGCTGATGCTGTGGCTGATCGACACCCTTCTTAGCTGGGCGATGTCCGGCGTCATCGGTTAG